One window of Strigops habroptila isolate Jane chromosome Z, bStrHab1.2.pri, whole genome shotgun sequence genomic DNA carries:
- the ARHGEF39 gene encoding rho guanine nucleotide exchange factor 39 produces MSGSSLLFMAGANTLEEQRARWERKRSRTAKELLETEHRYLEQLDLVVTFFVTILKAKGTLKPAVLETIFGPLESIYSASHVLALHLERGNLGPGLENFCQNLELYGHYTENLEKANKTLKEQLRKNKSFRRFKKLQEARPQFQGRKLEDLLPLPLQRLHQYKHFFRDLLENTNPDSPEYQKLAKAVKSVSEVSRWVQDIIRKRENSLQLLRVQKLLKGQKIQILTPGRWFIREGWLLVVPSKGEELKRRMFFLFSDIFISTKPCHPLHPVNSKKLACQAVYPLHQCLVDKVFGHTKSQGGLLSLSFPHKTLLLMSSDQQDINDWYQSLAAAVRQLKA; encoded by the exons ATGAGTGGCTCGTCCCTGCTGTTTATGGCTGGAGCAAACACTCTGGAAGAGCAGAGGGCTCGCTGGGAGAGGAAGCGCAGCCGGACagccaaggagctgctggaaacagaacaCAGATACCTTGAGCAGCTGGATTTGGTGGTCACA TTCTTTGTGACAATTTTAAAGGCCAAAGGGACACTGAAACCTGCTGTGTTGGAAACCATATTTGGACCCCTGGAATCCATATATTCGGCCAGCCA TGTTCTGGCACTTCACCTGGAGAGAGGGAATTTGGGACCAGGACTGGAAAATTTCTGTCAGAATCTGGAGCTTTATGGCCACTACACTGAGAATTTGGAGAAGGCAAATAAAACCTTGAAG GAGCAGTTGAGGAAAAATAAGTCATTCCGACGGTTTAAGAAACTCCAGGAGGCTCGACCTCAGTTTCAAGGGAGGAAGCTAGAGGATCTGCTTCCTTTGCCCCTGCAGAGGCTGCACCA ATACAAGCACTTCTTCAGAGACTTGTTGGAGAACACCAATCCAGACAGCCCTGAGTATCAGAAACTTGCAA AGGCTGTGAAATCTGTTTCTGAGGTATCTCGGTGGGTACAAGACATCATTCGTAAGAGAGAGAACTCATTGCAGCTACTTCGTGTTCAGAAACTGCTCAAAGGACAGAAGATCCAGATTTTGACTCCAG GGCGCTGGTTTATCCGGGAAGGCTGGCTTTTGGTGGTGCCTTCGAAGGGAGAAGAACTGAAGCGCAGgatgttcttcctcttttctgatATCTTCATTTCAACAAAGCCTTGCCACCCACTGCACCCAGTGAATTCAAAGAAACTGGCTTGCCAGGCTGTCTACCCGCTTCACCAGTGCCTAGTGGATAAGGTGTTTGGCCACACAAAGAGCCAGGGGGGGCTCCTCAGT ctttcctttcctcacaAGACACTGTTGTTGATGTCCAGTGACCAACAAGATATTAATGACTGGTATCAGAGTCTTGCAGCTGCAGTCAG GCAGCTGAAAGCCTGA
- the MRPL17 gene encoding 39S ribosomal protein L17, mitochondrial, which produces MRLSVPAAISHGRVYRRLGLGPRSRIDLLRNLVTALVRHERIEAPWARADEMRGYAEKLIDYAKLGDTNERAMRMADFWLTEKDLIHKLFKVLAPRFQPHPGNYTRLLQIPNRDGLDRAKMAVIELKGNPFPPLIRRRHDSEKTLLNQLLKGYREDMQQAAAPQAPEGTPV; this is translated from the exons ATGCGTCTGTCGGTGCCCGCAGCCATCTCGCATGGCCGCGTGTACCGGCGGCTGGGGCTGGGCCCGCGGTCGCGTATCGACCTGCTGCGGAACCTGGTGACGGCGCTGGTGCGGCACGAACGTATCGAGGCGCCCTGGGCGCGGGCCGACGAGATGAGAGGCTACGCCGAGAAG CTCATTGACTACGCCAAGCTGGGGGACACCAACGAGCGCGCCATGCGCATGGCGGACTTTTGGCTGACG GAGAAGGACCTCATCCACAAGCTGTTCAAGGTGCTGGCGCCCCGGTTCCAGCCCCACCCCGGCAACTACACCCGCCTGCTGCAGATCCCCAACCGGGATGGCCTTGACCGTGCCAAAATGGCAGTCATCGAGCTCAAGGGGAACCCCTTCCCACCGCTCATCCGCCGGCGCCACGACAGTGAGAAGACACTGCTCAACCAGCTCCTGAAGGGCTACAGGGAGGACATGCAGCAGGCGGCAGCCCCACAGGCCCCCGAGGGCACCCCAGTGTAG